In the genome of Leptospiraceae bacterium, one region contains:
- the meaB gene encoding methylmalonyl Co-A mutase-associated GTPase MeaB, whose product MNLITQVPPTISPYLKKEQYRKKEYTFEEYIDGILNGNRTILSKAITLIESENPKDMELASEIIKFCLKNQRDSFRIGITGIPGVGKSTFIEAFGLELIQQGHKVAVLAVDPSSEKSGGSILGDKTRMEELSRNPNAYIRPSPSRGTLGGVAKKTRETILLCETAGFDRIIVETVGVGQGEVVVHSMVDVFLLLILPGTGDELQGIKRGIMEMADGILITKVDGENIQKSKIAKADLQRALHYFPPSEIGWTPPVILTSSRTKLGFEEIHKMLHEYERLIKTTIHPESKRSYFEQKRNIQSLYWFDQSFFEKVKRSVIEKIQDEYEALKTQILKNEITPFEAAEKLVKKYLSLSF is encoded by the coding sequence ATGAATTTAATCACACAAGTTCCCCCAACCATTAGTCCGTATCTTAAAAAAGAACAATATCGAAAAAAAGAATATACTTTTGAAGAATATATAGATGGGATTCTCAACGGCAATCGAACCATTTTGAGTAAAGCCATTACCTTGATCGAAAGTGAGAATCCCAAAGATATGGAATTGGCTTCGGAAATCATTAAGTTTTGTTTGAAAAATCAAAGAGATTCATTTCGAATAGGAATAACAGGTATTCCCGGTGTGGGTAAAAGCACCTTCATTGAAGCTTTCGGGTTGGAACTCATCCAGCAAGGACATAAAGTAGCTGTTTTAGCAGTAGATCCATCCAGTGAAAAATCCGGAGGAAGTATTTTGGGGGACAAAACCCGGATGGAGGAGCTATCTCGAAATCCCAATGCTTATATTCGACCTTCGCCTTCTCGTGGAACCTTGGGAGGAGTAGCGAAAAAAACACGAGAAACCATCCTTTTGTGCGAAACAGCAGGCTTTGATCGAATTATCGTAGAAACGGTGGGGGTAGGTCAAGGTGAAGTGGTGGTTCATTCTATGGTGGATGTGTTTCTTTTATTGATTTTACCCGGAACTGGCGATGAACTTCAAGGAATCAAACGTGGTATTATGGAAATGGCAGATGGAATCTTAATCACCAAAGTGGATGGAGAAAACATCCAAAAATCTAAAATTGCCAAAGCGGACCTTCAAAGAGCTCTACATTACTTTCCACCTTCCGAAATTGGTTGGACCCCACCAGTGATATTGACCTCCAGCAGGACCAAATTAGGTTTCGAAGAAATCCACAAAATGCTTCATGAATACGAAAGGCTAATAAAAACCACCATCCATCCCGAATCAAAAAGAAGCTATTTTGAACAAAAAAGAAACATCCAATCCCTCTATTGGTTTGATCAGTCTTTTTTTGAAAAGGTAAAACGGAGCGTGATTGAAAAAATCCAAGACGAGTATGAGGCTCTCAAAACACAGATCTTAAAAAACGAAATCACACCATTTGAAGCTGCCGAAAAATTGGTAAAAAAATACTTATCGTTATCTTTCTGA
- the scpA gene encoding methylmalonyl-CoA mutase codes for MRPNFKEIHFHKEPLKKITEEEFEELLYKSIPKPWITPEKVPTVAVYTIEDWEGLEHLDYVAGIPPFLRGPYATMYTLQTWTIRQYAGFSTAEESNAFYRRNLAAGQKGLSVAFDLATHRGYDSDHPRVVGDVGMAGVAIDTVEDMKILFDQIPLDVVSVSMTMNGAVIPTMAFYIVAAEEQGVPPHKLSGTIQNDILKEFMVRNTYIYPPEHSMRIIADIFAYTSKNMPKFNSISISGYHMQEAGATADLELAYTLADGLEYIRTGLKAGLNIDDFAPRLSFFWAIGMNHFMEIAKMRAARILWAKIVKQFQPKDSKSMALRTHCQTSGWSLTEQDPFNNVIRTCIEAMSAALGHTQSLHTNSLDEAIALPTDFSARIARNTQIYLQEETGITKAIDPWAGSYYVESITHLLARRAWKLIQEVEELGGMAKAIEQGLPKMRIEEAAARKQARIDSGKDVIVGVNRFQADKEVPIEILSVDNTAVRKRQIEKLNKVKAERNEEEVQQALNAITECARTGQGNLLELAVIAARKRATLGEISYAMEKVFGRYQAPIRMISGVYSSEIQENQSFKKAKELVEKFYKLEGRRPRILVAKMGQDGHDRGAKVVATSFADLGFDVDVGPLFQTPEEVARQAVENDVHILGISSLAGAHKTLVPEVIEELKKYGREDIIVVVGGVIPHQDYDFLYRAGVAAVFGPGTVISQSAIQIMEILLSTRMEPTKI; via the coding sequence ATGAGACCTAATTTTAAAGAAATACACTTTCATAAAGAACCTTTGAAAAAAATCACCGAAGAAGAGTTTGAAGAACTCCTATACAAAAGCATTCCAAAGCCATGGATAACTCCTGAGAAGGTTCCCACAGTGGCAGTATATACCATAGAGGACTGGGAAGGCTTAGAACATTTGGATTACGTTGCAGGGATTCCTCCTTTTTTAAGAGGTCCCTATGCCACCATGTATACTCTACAAACGTGGACCATACGACAATATGCAGGTTTTTCTACGGCAGAAGAATCCAACGCTTTTTATCGAAGGAATTTAGCTGCTGGTCAAAAAGGGCTTTCGGTGGCATTTGACTTAGCAACCCACAGAGGCTATGATTCAGATCATCCCCGTGTTGTGGGGGATGTAGGAATGGCAGGTGTTGCTATCGATACTGTAGAAGACATGAAGATACTCTTTGATCAAATTCCATTAGATGTAGTTTCTGTGTCGATGACCATGAATGGTGCGGTGATCCCAACAATGGCATTTTATATTGTTGCTGCTGAGGAACAGGGGGTTCCGCCTCATAAACTTTCGGGAACCATCCAAAACGATATTTTAAAAGAATTCATGGTAAGGAATACTTACATTTATCCGCCTGAACATTCCATGAGGATTATAGCCGATATTTTTGCTTATACTTCCAAGAACATGCCGAAATTTAACTCAATCAGCATCAGTGGATACCATATGCAAGAGGCAGGTGCTACTGCGGATCTTGAGCTGGCTTATACCTTGGCTGATGGTTTGGAATACATCAGGACGGGATTAAAAGCTGGATTAAACATTGATGATTTTGCACCAAGACTTTCTTTCTTTTGGGCGATTGGAATGAATCACTTTATGGAAATTGCCAAAATGAGGGCGGCAAGAATTCTTTGGGCAAAGATCGTTAAGCAGTTTCAACCCAAGGATTCAAAGTCAATGGCTTTGCGAACCCATTGTCAAACCTCAGGATGGAGCTTGACAGAACAAGACCCATTCAATAACGTCATTCGCACTTGTATAGAAGCCATGTCAGCAGCTCTAGGACATACTCAATCACTACATACAAACTCATTGGATGAGGCAATCGCATTACCAACAGACTTCTCTGCGAGGATAGCACGAAACACCCAAATCTACCTTCAAGAAGAAACGGGAATCACGAAAGCAATCGATCCCTGGGCTGGATCATACTATGTTGAGTCCATCACTCACTTATTAGCTCGAAGAGCATGGAAATTAATACAAGAAGTAGAGGAATTGGGAGGCATGGCAAAAGCGATCGAGCAAGGACTACCGAAAATGCGAATCGAAGAAGCCGCCGCAAGAAAACAAGCCCGAATTGATTCCGGAAAAGACGTGATTGTGGGGGTAAATCGATTTCAAGCAGATAAAGAAGTTCCCATTGAAATCTTATCTGTTGATAACACAGCTGTTCGAAAAAGGCAAATTGAAAAGCTCAATAAGGTCAAAGCAGAACGAAATGAAGAAGAGGTCCAACAAGCATTGAATGCCATCACCGAATGTGCAAGGACAGGACAAGGAAATCTCTTGGAGTTAGCAGTGATCGCCGCAAGGAAACGAGCTACATTAGGAGAAATTTCTTATGCTATGGAAAAAGTTTTTGGAAGATACCAAGCACCCATTCGAATGATCAGTGGAGTATATTCATCTGAAATCCAAGAAAATCAAAGCTTTAAGAAAGCCAAAGAGTTAGTAGAGAAGTTTTACAAACTTGAGGGTCGAAGACCAAGAATCTTAGTTGCGAAAATGGGGCAGGATGGGCATGATCGTGGAGCAAAAGTAGTAGCTACCAGTTTTGCGGATTTAGGATTTGATGTGGATGTGGGACCTCTCTTTCAAACCCCAGAAGAAGTAGCTCGTCAAGCAGTAGAGAATGACGTGCATATCTTAGGAATTTCGAGCTTGGCTGGAGCTCATAAAACCCTAGTTCCAGAAGTGATTGAGGAGCTCAAAAAATATGGACGTGAAGATATCATTGTCGTGGTAGGTGGAGTCATCCCCCATCAGGATTATGATTTTCTTTATCGGGCTGGAGTGGCAGCTGTTTTCGGACCAGGAACAGTAATCTCCCAATCAGCCATTCAAATTATGGAAATCTTGCTTAGCACAAGAATGGAACCAACAAAGATATGA